A section of the Deltaproteobacteria bacterium genome encodes:
- a CDS encoding tetratricopeptide repeat protein → MPLFFETATLAVEFMTNVWGGDMAIADSDRWPVTGRQLQLVVCLLLTAFTLAVFWQVQFHDFILYDDPLYVTRNPHVQSGLTSGGLIWALTTFDVSNWHPLTWLSLMLDYHFFRLNPAGYHWTNLIIHIANTILLFTVFRRMTEDIWKSAIVAALFAIHPLHVESVAWISERKDVLSAFFWFLTMGAYIRYTERPGTGNYLMLIAAFVSGLMAKPMLVTLPFVLLLLDVWPLRRLAFPCIPSEKTVSVGVEGKVISWFHAIREKLPLFFLAFLSSVITYLAQMSWKSVGSLEMFSLNIRIANALISYVHYIVKMFWPANLAFFYPYIVWWPTWIVAGAALLLAGLTYPILKHMGTRPYLTVGWLWYLGTLIPVIGVVQVGSQAMADRYTYIPLIGLFMMIAWGVPELFGNWRFRKIYLSVLSGVVLTVLALSSWQQVQYWRNSVTLFEYALSVTSKNYLTHNNLGVALFLEGRTEEAVRHYNAAMQIKPDYQDAHYNIGMTLAAQGKYEEAIHRYREALRIAPDNANTHNNIGVALAAQGKYDEAICYYSEALRIRSDHENARANLAAAMVRREGQRKAIEGKTDARRPTSRGVTGEWGRD, encoded by the coding sequence TTGCCCCTTTTTTTTGAAACGGCTACACTGGCCGTGGAATTTATGACGAACGTCTGGGGAGGAGACATGGCGATAGCTGACTCAGATCGATGGCCGGTAACAGGCAGGCAGCTTCAACTGGTAGTCTGTCTTCTTCTGACGGCATTCACCCTGGCTGTCTTCTGGCAGGTGCAGTTTCATGACTTCATCCTCTATGACGACCCATTGTACGTTACCAGGAACCCTCATGTCCAGTCCGGCCTCACCAGCGGGGGACTCATCTGGGCCCTGACGACGTTTGATGTCAGCAATTGGCATCCCCTCACATGGCTTTCCCTGATGCTGGATTACCATTTTTTTCGTCTGAATCCCGCGGGCTATCACTGGACCAACCTCATTATCCATATCGCCAATACAATCCTTCTCTTCACCGTTTTCAGACGGATGACGGAAGATATCTGGAAAAGCGCCATTGTCGCCGCCCTGTTTGCCATTCACCCCCTGCACGTGGAGTCCGTCGCCTGGATATCGGAGAGGAAGGATGTTTTGAGCGCCTTCTTTTGGTTTTTGACGATGGGGGCCTATATCCGTTATACGGAGCGCCCGGGGACGGGAAACTATCTCATGCTCATCGCCGCTTTTGTCTCGGGACTGATGGCCAAGCCCATGCTTGTCACATTGCCCTTCGTCCTGCTTTTACTCGATGTCTGGCCCCTGAGACGTCTTGCTTTTCCATGTATCCCTTCTGAAAAGACTGTCTCTGTGGGCGTGGAAGGAAAAGTGATTAGCTGGTTTCATGCGATCCGGGAGAAACTCCCGCTTTTTTTTCTCGCTTTCCTTTCCAGCGTCATCACCTATCTTGCGCAGATGAGCTGGAAATCTGTGGGATCCCTGGAGATGTTTTCCCTAAACATCAGGATAGCCAATGCCCTGATTTCTTATGTGCACTACATTGTAAAGATGTTTTGGCCCGCTAATCTGGCCTTTTTCTATCCATACATTGTGTGGTGGCCTACCTGGATCGTAGCCGGGGCGGCGCTTCTCCTTGCCGGGTTGACGTACCCGATACTGAAGCACATGGGAACCCGTCCATACCTTACCGTTGGCTGGCTCTGGTATCTGGGAACCCTTATTCCCGTCATCGGCGTCGTGCAGGTGGGGTCTCAGGCCATGGCGGACCGCTACACCTATATTCCCCTCATCGGCCTTTTCATGATGATCGCCTGGGGTGTCCCCGAACTTTTTGGCAATTGGCGTTTCAGAAAAATTTACCTTTCCGTTTTATCGGGGGTCGTCCTGACTGTTCTGGCGCTGTCTTCCTGGCAGCAGGTGCAGTACTGGCGGAACAGCGTGACCCTCTTCGAGTACGCCCTGTCTGTCACCTCGAAAAATTATCTTACTCACAACAATCTGGGTGTAGCACTCTTCCTTGAAGGAAGAACAGAGGAGGCTGTGCGTCATTATAATGCGGCCATGCAGATTAAACCCGACTACCAGGACGCCCATTACAACATCGGCATGACCCTGGCAGCTCAGGGAAAGTATGAGGAGGCCATCCACCGTTATCGCGAAGCGTTGCGCATCGCACCAGACAATGCGAACACTCATAACAACATCGGTGTAGCCCTGGCGGCTCAAGGAAAATATGACGAAGCCATCTGCTATTATTCTGAAGCCTTACGGATCCGTTCCGATCATGAAAATGCCAGGGCGAACCTGGCGGCTGCAATGGTCCGCAGGGAGGGACAGCGGAAGGCTATCGAGGGTAAGACTGATGCGCGCCGTCCGACATCGCGCGGAGTGACCGGTGAATGGGGGCGGGATTGA